Below is a genomic region from Fodinibius saliphilus.
ATAAACGCGGCAGCATACGGAGGCGGCTGTGAAATGATGCTTGCCTTTGATTTCCGTATCGCATCAGAAGATGCCACCTTTGGTTTTACACAGGGCAAGTTCTATCTACCGCCCGGTTGGGGAGGTTTAACACGGTTGGTAGAGAAAGTAGGACGTTCTACTGCACTGCGATGGCTCGCCGAAGCTAAAATAATTGATACAGAGACCGCTCTGCGCCATAAACTCATTGATCGCAATGCACCTGCAAATAAGTTAGAAAAAGATGCTTTTGAATGGGCACAACAGATGAGTAGAAATGACCGGACCTTTATCAATAATCTTAAAAAGGGAGCTATGCGTATTACTGAAGCACGCTGGAGAGCCATCGATGCTGAACTGGATACTTTTGCCGAATTCTGGGAGAGCGACCTACATGAGCAGCGCGTAGAAAAATTTCTGCAGCGGAAATAGAACTAAGGATACAAAATCCCCGACACTTTCAAAGTAACGGAGGACTGAAATATACAATATTTGACAAACTGCTTCTCTAAAGCTTCAACATCAAAATCAATTGCTGATCGGGACAACAACTCAACCAACGTAAGTAAACTTACTCTTTTATTTTTTTACGTAAATACATCTTAGTCTCGTAATGTTTTTGATTTCGAAGCAACTCCACACGCATAGAATCGCCCTCTTCATACTCCCTAAACAATGCCTGGCCGTGCATCTTACTCTGCACACGCTCATTACCAATTTTAATAATAATATCACCGGGTACGATACCGGCCTCAAATGCAGGTCCATCCCTGTTCACACTATTCACCAACAGGCCCATTCGCGCCGGCAGTCCATACTTTGCGGCCAGTTGGTAGGTCATCTCAATGGTGCTTAAACCAGGATCGTAGGAAAGGTGAACTTCACCGGTCCTTGCCAACTGGCGTATAATTTTTTGTACTCTATTACTGGGGATAGCAAAACCAAGTCCTACATTACCCCCGCTAGTGCCTCCTGTAAAAATAAAGGTGTTCACTCCAATAACCTTACCCTGGCTATCGACCAGTGGTCCACCCGAGTTACCGCGATTAATAGCTGCATCGGTCTGTATCATATCGATATAAACGCGAGGCTCATTGGGATTGGGACGGAAGTCGCGATGCAATGCACTCACCACCCCTACTGTGACTGAAGGCTCGGCAGCTTCAAACAACCCAAAAGGATTACCAACAGCCAATGACCACTCTCCTACAAGCACACTGTCCGAGTTCCCGAATTCAGCC
It encodes:
- a CDS encoding enoyl-CoA hydratase/isomerase family protein, coding for MSVLKVEQNRHICQVIINRPSSHNAINYAVMDKLEQLLDELETDNDIRCLIFTGEGRDSFISGGDLKEFHTIKTAEEAKPMAKRMLSILKRIEQLPCWTIAAINAAAYGGGCEMMLAFDFRIASEDATFGFTQGKFYLPPGWGGLTRLVEKVGRSTALRWLAEAKIIDTETALRHKLIDRNAPANKLEKDAFEWAQQMSRNDRTFINNLKKGAMRITEARWRAIDAELDTFAEFWESDLHEQRVEKFLQRK
- a CDS encoding S1C family serine protease produces the protein MNKCSVGISVLLLSLIISFARCENEASNSSGSSTDNVSQASGARLSQIVEDSGAEEKSPGGFASTQQVQHSVPQNTNARIDKSRQTAITSAVRKVSPAVVSITVTEMVKGGRRLAFDEYYNRFFSVPIEREVSSMGSGFIINEDGWVVTNQHVANENAKKVVVSMPDGSQYEAKVLGSDELADLSLLKIDAERKFPAAEFGNSDSVLVGEWSLAVGNPFGLFEAAEPSVTVGVVSALHRDFRPNPNEPRVYIDMIQTDAAINRGNSGGPLVDSQGKVIGVNTFIFTGGTSGGNVGLGFAIPSNRVQKIIRQLARTGEVHLSYDPGLSTIEMTYQLAAKYGLPARMGLLVNSVNRDGPAFEAGIVPGDIIIKIGNERVQSKMHGQALFREYEEGDSMRVELLRNQKHYETKMYLRKKIKE